A part of Candidatus Electrothrix aestuarii genomic DNA contains:
- a CDS encoding DUF6444 domain-containing protein, with protein MHLSREELLKIDKQFIDSLPGKSAKELCLLALDDLKELHERLGQNSENSSMPPSSNFPWAGLMPTLKPTRRNRMKSKSKPRT; from the coding sequence ATGCACCTATCCAGAGAAGAGTTGCTAAAAATAGATAAGCAGTTTATTGACTCCTTGCCCGGTAAGAGTGCAAAGGAGCTGTGCCTGCTCGCACTTGATGACCTCAAAGAACTTCACGAACGGCTGGGTCAAAATTCCGAAAACAGCTCCATGCCTCCCAGCTCAAATTTCCCCTGGGCCGGTTTGATGCCGACGCTCAAGCCGACGAGGAGGAACCGGATGAAGAGCAAGTCGAAGCCACGGACATAG
- a CDS encoding DUF1161 domain-containing protein, whose protein sequence is MRLPAAGLLAEDEQGDLPSLPAVTLAYGGGIKDCEELKSEIAAKLVAAGVSSFVLDIVDKERIGAGKIIGSCENGTKRIVRRKDR, encoded by the coding sequence GTGCGTCTTCCGGCAGCTGGCTTGCTGGCCGAGGATGAGCAGGGGGATCTCCCCTCTCTCCCTGCCGTAACCCTTGCCTACGGCGGTGGTATTAAAGACTGTGAGGAGTTGAAGTCCGAGATAGCGGCGAAGCTGGTCGCAGCAGGTGTATCTTCATTTGTTCTTGATATTGTGGATAAGGAAAGGATAGGTGCTGGCAAAATAATAGGCAGTTGTGAGAATGGCACAAAGAGGATTGTCCGGCGAAAAGATCGTTAG
- a CDS encoding (Fe-S)-binding protein, with the protein MAAAIAGAGEIRCAKCGACAVVCPVYRVDGREVLTARGKMHLLNSQLSNRPTNIFTDLFSRCLLCGACKQVCPRGLPITELISQARSTFPPLYGPNSLKKALFRKTLSHPSLLEGLVKAGINLRHLPALPSSSGLRLKLGLVEKRERKVERVPLSLEQKKEVRQKKQQTPSFSYFTGCFARHLQPSIIDATQELLSFCDINNAFPAHIPTEQHCCGLAAWSAGDMEQARSLAQKNIQAFAGSSNPIITSCASCSAHLLSYPKLFTEDDPWHAKTVTFAKRVREFTSFFADALPYSVQDNAPKKKVYYHAPCHLRFKDKGMSTPRALLKKAGVSVLEPEKSPLCCGQGGLFRIASPELSAQIFEKSSKQALADAPDCITTTCSGCLMQFQEGMARQGQKVQVIHMAVMLADCLKKCS; encoded by the coding sequence TTGGCAGCCGCAATAGCAGGAGCAGGCGAGATACGCTGTGCCAAATGCGGAGCCTGCGCTGTTGTCTGCCCTGTCTATAGGGTGGATGGGCGGGAGGTGCTGACTGCCCGTGGCAAGATGCACCTCCTCAACAGCCAGCTATCTAATCGCCCTACGAACATTTTTACGGATCTCTTTTCCCGCTGTCTGCTCTGTGGAGCCTGTAAACAAGTTTGCCCTCGGGGATTACCTATCACAGAACTCATATCCCAGGCCCGAAGCACCTTCCCGCCCTTATACGGTCCAAACAGCCTCAAAAAGGCCCTCTTTCGCAAGACCTTATCTCATCCAAGTCTATTGGAAGGATTGGTCAAGGCTGGAATCAACCTCCGGCATCTCCCCGCCCTGCCCTCTTCCTCAGGTCTACGCCTAAAATTAGGCCTTGTAGAGAAAAGGGAGAGAAAGGTGGAAAGAGTCCCCCTATCACTCGAACAAAAAAAAGAAGTACGACAGAAAAAACAGCAAACTCCCTCCTTCAGCTATTTCACCGGTTGCTTTGCCCGGCATCTCCAACCCTCCATTATTGATGCGACGCAGGAACTGCTCTCCTTCTGTGACATTAATAACGCATTTCCTGCCCATATCCCAACGGAACAGCACTGCTGTGGTTTGGCTGCCTGGAGTGCAGGGGATATGGAACAAGCACGATCACTTGCCCAAAAAAACATTCAGGCCTTTGCAGGATCAAGCAATCCGATTATCACCTCCTGTGCCTCCTGTTCAGCACATCTGCTCTCCTATCCGAAACTCTTTACAGAAGACGATCCCTGGCATGCCAAGACTGTGACCTTTGCTAAACGTGTCCGAGAATTCACCTCATTCTTCGCGGATGCCTTGCCATATTCCGTACAGGATAATGCTCCTAAAAAAAAGGTATACTACCATGCTCCCTGTCATCTCCGCTTCAAGGACAAAGGCATGAGTACACCGCGCGCACTCCTGAAAAAAGCAGGCGTATCTGTCCTGGAACCGGAGAAGAGTCCACTCTGTTGCGGACAGGGGGGACTCTTTCGCATTGCCTCCCCGGAGCTTTCTGCACAGATATTTGAGAAAAGCAGCAAACAGGCCCTTGCGGATGCACCGGATTGCATAACGACTACCTGCTCAGGTTGCCTAATGCAATTTCAGGAAGGAATGGCCCGGCAAGGGCAAAAAGTGCAGGTTATACACATGGCAGTTATGCTGGCTGATTGCCTGAAAAAGTGTAGCTGA
- a CDS encoding transposase — MKYRDSTHKKTRELAREFLNDWDTIFHVLSNPTWPLTNNEAEQALRHWVIARKLSHGTRNGQGSHVFAILASVIDTCRKRNACPWKYLAEVITARRQGLDVPPLPLAA, encoded by the coding sequence ATGAAATATCGGGATTCAACGCATAAAAAAACACGCGAGCTGGCCAGAGAATTTCTCAACGACTGGGACACGATTTTTCATGTGTTGTCGAATCCGACGTGGCCCCTGACCAATAATGAGGCGGAGCAAGCGTTACGTCATTGGGTTATTGCGCGCAAATTAAGCCACGGTACCCGTAATGGTCAAGGTAGTCATGTGTTTGCCATACTTGCGAGCGTGATTGATACGTGTAGGAAGCGCAACGCCTGTCCGTGGAAATATCTCGCCGAGGTTATCACGGCTCGGCGTCAGGGGCTGGATGTACCTCCTCTGCCTCTTGCTGCGTAA
- the prfB gene encoding peptide chain release factor 2 (programmed frameshift): protein MAELNETAEAKQKLQELKEKMLALKEHLDLDGKKLDIERLESESLEPNFWNDQANAKKVQKQLGQLQDLVKNWELNFQDLEEADMLLDMAIEEQDLETQKEVESSLSQLQKRVDLVELECMFDGEHDDSNALLVIHAGAGGTEAQDWVSILLRMYLRWAEAHDFPTDILDYLPGDEAGVKSVTVRIKGKNAYGYTRSEVGIHRLVRISPFDSSGRRHTSFASVMVLPELDDTIEVKIDEKDLRIDTYRASGAGGQHVNKTDSAIRITHLPTGIVVQCQNERSQHRNKDMAMKMLMARLYEKQQEEQAKAQENLQGDKKEIAWGSQIRSYVLQPYRLIKDHRTDVEEGNVDAVLDGRLDPFIKAFLLWQPQ from the exons ATGGCTGAATTGAACGAAACCGCTGAGGCAAAACAAAAACTCCAGGAACTGAAAGAGAAAATGCTCGCCCTGAAGGAGCATCTT GACTTAGATGGCAAGAAACTCGATATTGAACGGCTGGAGTCCGAGTCTTTGGAACCCAATTTCTGGAATGATCAGGCTAACGCCAAAAAGGTTCAAAAACAACTTGGTCAGTTACAGGATCTCGTTAAAAATTGGGAGCTGAATTTTCAGGACCTGGAAGAAGCTGATATGCTCCTGGATATGGCCATTGAAGAACAGGACCTGGAAACCCAAAAAGAGGTTGAGTCCTCGCTGAGCCAGCTCCAAAAGCGAGTTGATCTGGTCGAGCTGGAGTGCATGTTCGATGGTGAGCATGATGACAGCAACGCCCTGCTGGTTATCCACGCAGGCGCTGGTGGCACTGAGGCTCAGGACTGGGTGAGTATTCTCCTGCGTATGTACCTGCGCTGGGCAGAAGCTCATGACTTTCCCACAGACATCCTTGACTATCTGCCTGGAGACGAGGCCGGTGTTAAGTCTGTGACAGTCCGTATCAAAGGAAAAAACGCCTATGGTTATACCCGTTCTGAAGTCGGTATACACCGCTTGGTGCGTATTTCGCCTTTTGATTCTTCCGGGCGACGCCATACCTCCTTTGCTTCGGTCATGGTCTTGCCGGAACTGGATGATACCATTGAGGTTAAGATTGACGAAAAGGATCTGCGTATAGACACCTATCGAGCCAGTGGTGCCGGTGGGCAGCACGTCAACAAAACCGACTCAGCCATCCGGATCACCCATCTTCCCACCGGAATTGTGGTGCAATGCCAAAACGAACGTTCCCAGCACCGCAATAAGGACATGGCTATGAAGATGCTCATGGCCCGGCTCTATGAAAAACAGCAGGAAGAACAGGCAAAGGCCCAGGAAAACCTCCAGGGAGATAAAAAAGAAATCGCCTGGGGTAGCCAAATTCGTTCCTATGTTTTGCAGCCGTACCGTTTGATCAAGGATCATCGGACAGACGTGGAAGAGGGCAATGTCGATGCTGTGCTTGATGGGCGTCTTGATCCTTTCATCAAGGCCTTTTTGCTTTGGCAGCCGCAATAG
- the lnt gene encoding apolipoprotein N-acyltransferase, which translates to MKTSIAHSEPLRGAAPYIRGMFTAILLALAMPGITGWWPLLFIALLPLFSALGRLSTKQALYMGLFSGILYYINLSYWIVPVLQRFGGLHVATASLALLLLATYMAIYLTLFCLLLNKLLARARSRGNAATLLLLTAPILWTGLDFLRGTLFTGLPWMDLGYALYQQPLLIQAADLGGHHLITFSVVMVNTLLFWLLDRMLAARSSALPVSGYHFGHPITVFLLLSCLGGYSVLRYQQIASDTATADTVMVSAVQGNIEQHLKWSPTQKEKTVDRYLSLSLQALGQEEKPELLVWPETALPFYPTREPLMNKIRAFQRKNEVRILTGSPFFIVNPKDQTRVFYFNSALLLNQSGRLTARYNKQHLVPFGEYVPLRTYLWFLKPIVELIGDFTPGNSFAPLKAEKIQAGILICFESIFPDIARKESLEGANLLVSMTNDAWYGKSSAPYHSWAMTVFRAVENRRGLVRAANTGISGFVSPIGEIAKESSLFTAQTISLKTPLLTGHTIFMLGGYRFGLVCCILIPILLYLSTRRQQNDHMAEHMHNK; encoded by the coding sequence ATGAAAACAAGCATTGCACATAGCGAGCCCCTGAGAGGAGCTGCTCCGTACATCCGAGGGATGTTTACCGCGATCTTGCTTGCTCTGGCAATGCCTGGGATCACAGGCTGGTGGCCTCTTCTCTTTATAGCCCTGCTCCCACTTTTTTCTGCTCTCGGTCGCCTCTCGACAAAGCAAGCCCTGTATATGGGCCTGTTCTCTGGAATACTCTATTACATAAATTTATCCTATTGGATAGTGCCGGTACTCCAGCGTTTCGGCGGACTCCATGTGGCAACGGCAAGCCTTGCTCTCCTCTTGCTGGCTACATATATGGCGATCTATCTGACGCTGTTCTGCCTGTTGCTGAACAAGCTCCTTGCCAGGGCGCGCTCCCGAGGCAACGCAGCTACCCTGCTTCTACTCACAGCCCCTATTCTCTGGACAGGTCTTGATTTCCTTCGAGGTACTCTATTTACCGGCCTCCCCTGGATGGACTTGGGTTATGCCTTATACCAACAGCCGCTCTTAATCCAGGCCGCAGACCTGGGGGGGCACCATCTGATCACCTTCTCGGTGGTCATGGTGAATACCCTCCTTTTCTGGTTATTAGATAGAATGCTTGCTGCACGTTCTTCCGCACTCCCTGTTTCTGGTTACCATTTCGGACATCCTATCACTGTTTTCCTTTTGCTCTCCTGCCTTGGTGGTTATTCTGTTTTACGATATCAGCAAATTGCCTCTGACACAGCAACGGCAGACACCGTTATGGTCAGTGCGGTCCAGGGAAATATTGAACAGCATTTGAAATGGTCGCCAACGCAGAAAGAGAAAACCGTTGATCGATATCTTTCTCTTTCCCTGCAAGCTCTGGGGCAAGAGGAAAAACCGGAACTTCTTGTCTGGCCGGAAACCGCCCTGCCCTTTTATCCGACCCGCGAACCTCTGATGAACAAAATCCGAGCCTTTCAGAGAAAAAACGAAGTTCGTATCCTGACCGGTTCTCCTTTTTTTATAGTCAATCCAAAAGATCAAACACGGGTATTTTATTTTAACAGCGCCCTCCTCCTCAATCAGTCAGGCAGACTTACTGCGCGCTATAACAAGCAACACCTTGTTCCCTTTGGCGAGTATGTCCCCTTACGCACCTATCTTTGGTTTCTCAAACCAATTGTAGAGCTCATAGGCGATTTTACCCCAGGTAACTCCTTTGCTCCTCTGAAGGCGGAAAAAATTCAGGCAGGCATCCTAATCTGCTTTGAATCTATCTTCCCGGATATCGCCCGGAAGGAATCATTAGAGGGGGCTAATCTGCTGGTGAGTATGACGAACGACGCTTGGTACGGCAAATCCAGCGCACCTTACCACTCCTGGGCCATGACAGTATTCCGGGCTGTGGAAAACAGGCGAGGCTTAGTACGGGCCGCCAATACTGGAATCAGCGGTTTTGTCAGCCCCATAGGGGAGATTGCCAAAGAGAGCTCTCTCTTTACAGCACAAACAATCAGCTTAAAAACACCGTTACTGACAGGCCACACCATTTTTATGCTCGGTGGATATCGTTTTGGCTTGGTCTGTTGTATCCTCATTCCCATCTTGCTGTATCTGTCAACACGCAGGCAGCAAAACGACCATATGGCGGAGCACATGCACAACAAATGA
- a CDS encoding transposase, whose protein sequence is MVGPKLTALIVCLSKRMRLSRRRIREFLQDWLRLDLSIGTINQCIHEAGRAVSPLSEEFLEEVRESLILFVDETSWKEWGKKQWLWVFTSLKVTFYIIGLRSQKVLDYVLGQTFQGLLMSDGYKAYRKFLNRLRCWAHLLRKTKGLKQSLSDDPRTFGTEAYEVLTELMDVIYKAREDHPRIFCQYTENSWPNLSNAA, encoded by the coding sequence ATGGTCGGCCCAAAATTGACCGCTCTGATCGTGTGTCTCTCCAAGCGCATGCGCCTTTCCCGCCGCCGCATCCGGGAATTTTTGCAAGATTGGCTGCGATTGGATTTGAGCATCGGCACGATCAATCAATGTATCCATGAAGCTGGCCGCGCCGTTTCTCCCCTTAGCGAGGAGTTTCTTGAGGAGGTGCGTGAATCACTGATCCTGTTCGTGGATGAGACATCCTGGAAGGAGTGGGGCAAGAAACAGTGGTTATGGGTCTTTACCTCGCTGAAAGTCACCTTTTACATCATTGGCCTTCGCAGCCAAAAAGTACTTGATTATGTGCTCGGCCAAACCTTTCAGGGATTGCTGATGAGCGACGGCTACAAGGCCTATCGTAAGTTCCTCAACAGGCTCCGCTGCTGGGCGCATTTACTGCGCAAGACAAAAGGCTTGAAACAGAGCCTGAGCGATGATCCCCGCACATTCGGCACTGAGGCCTACGAGGTGCTCACCGAGTTGATGGATGTAATTTACAAGGCTCGCGAGGACCACCCACGGATCTTTTGCCAATATACAGAGAATTCCTGGCCGAATTTAAGCAATGCTGCATGA
- a CDS encoding hemolysin family protein yields MAEIEEESGGKTFWQRLKLLTRLRKPPDTTQELEHEIQGLLEDGEEQGLISSHEEQLINSIFHFRATVASEIMTPAAEIVWIDVNNSVQEAVTLINSQRYTRIPVYSDSQDNIIGILHAKDLLRTFGGETEQDGQLENYLNPPLIISESKPITELLREFQAKKNHMAVVTDEFGGVRGLITLEDVIEEIVGEIDDEHDQEERELMQVDQQTIVVDAKIDIEEVEEHFQCKLPEGPYESIGGLLIHSLGRMPQTGETVESAPLTLTVLVANPRKVRTVRIRKV; encoded by the coding sequence ATGGCGGAGATAGAGGAGGAGAGTGGCGGGAAAACTTTTTGGCAACGACTGAAATTACTGACGAGACTCAGAAAACCCCCTGATACTACCCAGGAATTAGAACACGAAATCCAAGGTTTACTGGAAGATGGTGAAGAGCAGGGCTTGATCAGTAGTCATGAAGAACAGCTTATCAACTCCATTTTTCACTTTCGAGCCACGGTTGCCTCTGAAATCATGACTCCGGCAGCGGAAATCGTTTGGATTGACGTGAACAATTCTGTCCAGGAAGCCGTAACCCTGATTAATTCACAACGATACACCAGAATACCGGTGTACAGTGACAGCCAGGATAACATTATCGGAATTCTCCATGCCAAGGATCTCCTTCGCACCTTTGGTGGAGAAACTGAGCAGGACGGGCAGTTAGAAAACTATCTCAATCCGCCCTTGATTATCTCCGAATCCAAGCCAATTACCGAGCTGCTCCGGGAATTTCAGGCCAAGAAAAACCATATGGCCGTGGTAACAGATGAATTCGGAGGGGTACGAGGACTCATCACCCTGGAAGATGTCATAGAGGAAATTGTTGGGGAAATCGATGATGAGCACGACCAGGAAGAACGTGAACTCATGCAAGTTGACCAACAGACCATTGTCGTAGATGCAAAAATTGACATAGAAGAGGTGGAAGAGCATTTCCAGTGTAAACTCCCCGAAGGACCATATGAATCCATCGGCGGCCTCCTTATTCATTCTCTGGGACGCATGCCGCAAACCGGCGAGACCGTGGAAAGTGCTCCTCTGACATTAACTGTACTTGTAGCGAATCCCCGCAAGGTTCGCACAGTAAGAATTCGCAAGGTATGA
- a CDS encoding DUF3800 domain-containing protein has protein sequence MSNGCLYIFLDEGGNLDFAASGTKYFTLTSVCTKRPFTVCHELGKYKFDLIEYGFDFSYFHCTQDNRHVRQRVFGIIKENIAGLRVDSLIVEKSKIVPALQASEEFYPRMLGHLIRHVAEQEREELDSMKELIVITDSIPIKKKRAAVEKAVKTVLKKMLPSGCRFRVLHHASMSNMGLQLADYCNWAIFRKWESGDRLFYDALREGIKSELEI, from the coding sequence ATGAGCAACGGCTGTTTATACATCTTTCTTGATGAAGGGGGGAACCTGGATTTTGCTGCATCTGGGACAAAGTATTTCACCCTGACAAGTGTTTGTACCAAACGCCCCTTCACTGTCTGCCATGAATTGGGAAAATACAAGTTCGACTTGATCGAATACGGGTTTGACTTTTCATATTTTCACTGCACCCAAGACAACCGGCATGTTCGGCAGCGGGTATTTGGGATCATCAAAGAGAATATTGCAGGTTTGCGGGTGGATTCGCTGATAGTAGAGAAAAGCAAAATCGTTCCGGCCTTGCAGGCTTCTGAAGAATTCTATCCTCGAATGTTGGGGCACCTGATCCGGCACGTTGCTGAACAAGAGCGGGAAGAGCTGGACAGCATGAAAGAGCTGATCGTGATTACCGACAGCATACCGATAAAGAAGAAACGGGCTGCTGTGGAAAAGGCGGTCAAGACGGTGCTGAAAAAAATGCTGCCTTCAGGTTGTCGGTTCCGGGTGCTGCATCATGCCTCAATGTCAAATATGGGGCTACAGCTTGCGGATTACTGCAATTGGGCGATATTCAGAAAATGGGAATCAGGGGATAGGCTTTTCTATGATGCGTTGCGGGAAGGGATAAAGAGCGAACTGGAGATATAA
- a CDS encoding biotin carboxylase N-terminal domain-containing protein yields the protein MQGKVLIANRGEIAIRIMEACQDLGLEYTIIYTDADRDSEHVQRNRLNGNDQNAWRVASYTDPNDVLSVADHTGCTAIHPGYGFFSEDYRFARRVTIRDRPLVFIGPSWEVIRDLGDKINTKRVANQLGIPTIPGTSAPIYNEMEAEEVAQHLFDMQKEEGEPEPAILIKAAAGGGGMGIEEINRVEHFRRVYRQVQNYAKRQFGDGGVLIEQRLRDFNHLEVQLVCSRHNERIHFGSRNCTIQSTGRQKRVEAAPGFHVSCFDYDFNAEQVLESVVDYSLKLAEHVQYDNVGTWEWIVSRSGKPYLLEVNTRIQVENDVSARISYLDGKHPNLLREQIRLALGEPMGYQQSDVVFRGASIELRIVAENTQRDFAPWIGTITRFDLPKYEWSATYSHVPTNRPYPIPSEYDPNLALALVWGDSVEEAKERARQFIDASQVEGVNSSGDAILTNLDYLRANLDRLLTF from the coding sequence GTGCAAGGCAAAGTACTTATTGCTAATCGCGGCGAGATAGCCATCCGTATTATGGAGGCGTGTCAGGATCTCGGCCTTGAATATACGATTATCTACACAGATGCTGACCGTGACTCTGAGCATGTGCAGAGAAATCGGTTAAACGGGAACGATCAGAATGCCTGGCGGGTTGCCAGTTATACTGATCCAAATGATGTCCTGTCTGTGGCTGATCATACCGGCTGTACAGCTATTCATCCAGGCTACGGTTTTTTTTCGGAAGATTATCGTTTTGCCCGTCGGGTAACGATTCGGGATCGGCCGCTTGTGTTTATTGGCCCGAGCTGGGAGGTTATCCGGGATCTTGGAGATAAAATCAATACCAAACGGGTTGCGAACCAGCTGGGGATTCCTACTATTCCAGGTACCTCTGCGCCTATTTATAATGAAATGGAGGCTGAAGAGGTTGCTCAGCATCTTTTTGATATGCAAAAGGAAGAGGGAGAACCTGAGCCTGCCATATTGATTAAGGCGGCTGCCGGTGGTGGCGGCATGGGTATTGAGGAGATTAATAGGGTAGAACATTTTCGCCGCGTGTACAGGCAGGTGCAGAACTACGCTAAACGTCAGTTCGGTGATGGTGGCGTGCTGATTGAACAGCGCTTGCGCGATTTTAATCATCTTGAAGTGCAGCTGGTTTGCTCCCGCCATAACGAGCGGATTCATTTTGGTTCACGAAACTGTACTATTCAGTCCACTGGTCGCCAGAAACGGGTTGAGGCTGCACCTGGTTTTCATGTTTCTTGTTTTGATTATGATTTTAATGCTGAACAGGTGCTTGAAAGTGTTGTTGACTATTCCTTAAAACTGGCCGAACATGTTCAGTACGACAATGTAGGAACCTGGGAATGGATCGTTAGTCGGAGTGGTAAACCTTATTTGCTTGAGGTAAATACTCGTATTCAGGTGGAGAATGATGTTTCTGCCCGGATCAGCTATCTGGATGGGAAACATCCGAACCTGTTGCGGGAGCAGATTCGTCTTGCCCTTGGAGAGCCGATGGGGTATCAGCAGAGTGATGTGGTTTTTCGTGGGGCAAGCATTGAGCTGCGGATCGTTGCTGAAAATACCCAGCGCGATTTCGCTCCCTGGATCGGCACGATTACCCGCTTTGACCTGCCCAAGTATGAATGGTCTGCCACCTATAGCCATGTTCCGACCAACCGACCCTATCCTATTCCCAGTGAGTATGACCCAAACCTTGCCTTGGCCTTGGTGTGGGGGGATAGTGTGGAGGAGGCCAAAGAGCGTGCCCGGCAATTCATTGATGCCTCGCAGGTTGAAGGTGTCAATAGCTCGGGCGATGCCATCCTGACCAATCTTGATTATCTGCGAGCAAATTTGGATCGTCTCCTGACCTTCTAG
- a CDS encoding carboxyl transferase domain-containing protein — protein MNDLIKQLQRVEQRIGYLIHIKDTAEWGNLAEFQEKAEHLKNAIFDLEKDELSARLEKLEDSVRFLEERCEEGLTSMERVRIVRSPLRFSLKDILENVYEEHTELGGEGEANIDPALVVAKANIVRRIKKKPYTSPVMIIGQEVGHGEEFRNGGSCKPWGNEKAMRYMKVAETEGIPIHFYVFTPGSYPVEEYPGAAQQIARNLYTMTKLRVPMISVISEGGSGGAEAVGLSDFRLMFSHGYYSVISPEGAAAIEGRVREGEKVSPELIERCARQLNITATDNLRLGTIDRIIQEPGLGAKSDDFAFFARIRSEIIRATDEVVLKTKSLRAFRSYEVKKKKAESPDEAPQIDIPWDLGPKETERLLRARSRKYRNMSTQSYGVINIPAENMLKSLYSATEKLWYTFRYDVLKNQHKQIQKTLKEVSGEGTALVNGLIAPFASVYKRVVAQDEKKSALTALSPAIAAQASGEYCIIPDPLELTDTYTSPLANEDRTVTCPNASKYGCQDLWIPDLYGEFCGVCENCGYHFPLEYQWYLKNVFDPGSVRIFNNELFSLNPLNYEGFDDRLKSARSKTGMGCANLTFDARVKDINLVVTMLFSDFRNGTVGSAEGEKFVRACDRARRKKRPLLAYVHTTGGIRIQEGTLGVAQMPKCTMAVREYIDSGGLYIVVYDNNSYAGPVASFLGCSPYQFAIRSSRIGFAGPRVIRETTGIDIPPDYHDARNALKRGHIQGITDRRDFRRHLYQVMQTMGSPSLYYR, from the coding sequence ATGAATGATCTTATCAAACAGCTTCAGAGGGTTGAGCAACGAATAGGGTATTTGATCCATATTAAGGATACTGCCGAGTGGGGCAATTTGGCTGAATTCCAGGAAAAGGCTGAGCATCTGAAAAATGCGATTTTTGATTTGGAAAAAGATGAGCTCAGCGCACGACTGGAAAAGCTGGAAGACTCTGTTCGGTTTCTGGAAGAGCGTTGCGAAGAAGGCCTGACCTCGATGGAGCGGGTGCGTATTGTACGTTCCCCCCTACGTTTTTCTCTGAAAGATATTCTGGAAAACGTCTACGAGGAACATACTGAGCTTGGTGGTGAGGGGGAAGCAAATATCGACCCCGCCCTGGTGGTTGCCAAGGCCAATATTGTTCGCCGGATCAAGAAAAAACCCTATACCTCCCCGGTTATGATTATCGGGCAGGAGGTGGGGCACGGCGAAGAGTTCCGAAACGGTGGTTCCTGTAAGCCCTGGGGTAATGAGAAGGCCATGCGCTATATGAAGGTGGCGGAAACCGAGGGTATTCCCATCCATTTTTATGTTTTCACACCTGGGTCCTATCCTGTGGAAGAGTATCCCGGTGCAGCGCAGCAGATTGCCCGTAACCTCTATACCATGACCAAATTACGGGTTCCCATGATCTCTGTGATTTCAGAGGGTGGTTCCGGTGGGGCCGAGGCAGTTGGCCTGAGCGATTTTCGCCTCATGTTTTCCCACGGCTATTACTCGGTTATCTCTCCTGAGGGGGCTGCTGCTATTGAAGGGCGGGTCAGAGAAGGAGAAAAAGTCTCCCCAGAGTTGATTGAGCGTTGTGCCCGCCAGCTGAACATCACTGCAACGGATAATCTCCGTCTCGGCACTATTGACCGGATTATCCAGGAACCCGGCTTGGGTGCGAAGAGCGATGATTTTGCCTTCTTTGCCCGGATTCGTTCCGAGATTATTCGGGCCACGGATGAGGTAGTGTTGAAGACCAAGAGCCTGCGCGCCTTCCGTTCCTATGAGGTGAAAAAGAAAAAAGCAGAGAGCCCGGACGAGGCGCCGCAGATCGATATTCCCTGGGATCTTGGCCCCAAAGAGACTGAGCGTTTGCTTAGGGCCCGCTCCAGAAAATACCGAAATATGAGCACCCAGAGTTACGGGGTAATCAATATTCCGGCGGAAAATATGCTGAAGTCACTGTACTCAGCCACGGAAAAACTCTGGTATACCTTTCGCTATGATGTGCTGAAGAATCAACATAAGCAGATACAGAAGACTCTGAAGGAGGTCTCCGGCGAAGGAACCGCGCTGGTGAACGGTCTCATTGCCCCTTTTGCTTCTGTCTATAAAAGGGTGGTTGCACAGGACGAAAAAAAGAGTGCTCTTACTGCTCTCTCGCCAGCCATTGCAGCCCAGGCTTCCGGCGAGTACTGCATCATTCCTGACCCCCTGGAACTGACCGATACCTATACCAGTCCGCTGGCCAACGAAGATCGGACCGTCACCTGTCCCAATGCGTCCAAGTACGGATGTCAGGATCTCTGGATTCCTGATCTCTACGGTGAGTTCTGCGGTGTCTGTGAAAATTGCGGATATCATTTTCCCCTCGAATATCAGTGGTATCTGAAGAACGTCTTTGATCCCGGTTCGGTCCGGATTTTTAATAACGAGCTGTTCTCTCTGAATCCTTTGAATTATGAGGGCTTTGATGATCGTCTCAAATCGGCCCGTTCAAAAACCGGTATGGGGTGCGCCAACCTGACCTTTGATGCCAGGGTGAAGGATATCAATCTGGTCGTGACCATGCTTTTCTCCGATTTTCGGAACGGGACTGTAGGTTCTGCCGAAGGTGAGAAGTTTGTGCGGGCCTGCGACCGGGCTCGGCGGAAAAAGCGGCCCTTATTGGCCTATGTACATACTACCGGAGGTATTCGGATCCAGGAGGGCACGCTGGGGGTTGCTCAGATGCCGAAATGCACAATGGCGGTGCGTGAGTATATCGATTCGGGTGGCTTGTACATCGTGGTCTATGATAATAACTCCTATGCAGGGCCGGTAGCCTCTTTCCTCGGTTGCTCTCCCTACCAGTTTGCGATTCGCTCCAGCCGGATAGGTTTTGCCGGACCACGAGTTATTCGGGAAACCACAGGTATTGATATCCCGCCGGATTATCATGATGCACGGAATGCTCTGAAGCGCGGTCATATCCAGGGGATAACTGATCGCCGTGATTTTAGGCGACACTTGTACCAGGTTATGCAGACGATGGGCAGTCCAAGCCTTTATTACCGATAA